A region from the Parasphingopyxis sp. CP4 genome encodes:
- a CDS encoding PLP-dependent cysteine synthase family protein: MLTEPVLAHRQPHASSTMQPCCAPLRELVGQTPLIAIHLRFRGDQATVYAKAEFLNLTGSIKDRMAHGILSRAKERGELQPGQPIVEATSGNAGIALAALGRALGHPVTIFMPDWMSAERRALLAGHGAELKLVSKDEGGFLGAIARAEAMAKREGAFLSRQFENDDNWRAHADGTMPELYAQMASIGVNPAAFVAGVGTGGTVMGAARYCATNGHDIAVHPVEPAESPTLSTGHKVGHHRIQGVSDEFIPDIVKLDELAPVLAVADGDAILMAQQLANRLGLGVGISSGANLLAALQVIAERGADCPVATILCDNNARYLSTDLARNEPVRSDYLTPDTELLGIDVIRCPAGFADHNQA; encoded by the coding sequence GTGCTTACTGAACCCGTGTTGGCGCATCGTCAGCCACACGCATCCTCGACGATGCAACCGTGCTGCGCGCCATTGCGAGAGCTGGTTGGCCAGACCCCATTGATCGCCATTCATTTGCGCTTTCGCGGCGATCAGGCGACCGTCTATGCCAAGGCCGAGTTTCTCAATCTGACCGGATCGATCAAGGATAGGATGGCGCATGGCATCCTGTCGCGCGCGAAGGAACGCGGCGAATTGCAGCCTGGCCAGCCGATTGTCGAAGCAACCAGCGGCAATGCCGGTATTGCCCTTGCGGCCCTGGGTCGAGCGCTCGGCCATCCGGTCACAATCTTCATGCCGGACTGGATGAGCGCCGAGCGACGCGCGCTGCTTGCCGGGCATGGCGCGGAACTGAAACTGGTTTCGAAGGACGAAGGCGGCTTTCTCGGTGCGATCGCCCGGGCCGAAGCCATGGCAAAGCGCGAGGGCGCCTTCTTGTCGCGACAGTTTGAGAATGACGATAACTGGCGCGCGCATGCCGATGGCACCATGCCAGAGCTATACGCGCAGATGGCGAGTATTGGCGTGAACCCCGCCGCTTTTGTTGCCGGCGTGGGCACGGGTGGAACCGTGATGGGCGCCGCGCGCTATTGTGCGACCAACGGCCATGACATTGCCGTCCACCCTGTGGAGCCGGCTGAATCGCCGACCCTGTCGACCGGTCACAAGGTCGGTCATCATCGCATTCAGGGTGTCTCCGACGAGTTCATCCCCGATATTGTGAAGCTGGACGAGCTTGCGCCGGTGCTTGCCGTTGCGGATGGCGATGCAATACTGATGGCCCAGCAATTGGCCAATCGGCTTGGCCTTGGCGTCGGGATATCGAGTGGGGCCAATCTGCTCGCTGCACTGCAGGTGATTGCCGAACGCGGTGCGGATTGCCCGGTTGCGACCATATTGTGCGACAATAATGCGCGCTATCTGTCGACAGATCTTGCTCGGAACGAACCGGTCCGTTCCGATTATCTCACGCCAGATACCGAACTGCTCGGAATCGACGTAATCCGGTGTCCAGCGGGTTTCGCTGACCACAACCAAGCCTAA